The genomic window AGTCATGATTTGTTTGTCGTTATCAGAAAAATAGCGGCAgagacattaaaataaaatccgTCTCAAAGTATTCATGTTCTCGCTGTTCACTATAACATGGGTGAAACTATGCAGTCgtcttcctcttgtctctgttGCTGACTGATTATCAACATCCACCTGTATAAGATTAATGGTGAAGTCAGTTTTAGCGGTCTATTGTTCACCAATAATAGGTCCCAACAGGACTATGCTGATGCAAATGTTCTGTGCGGTGTGAGGCCGAGTGTGTGTCACAAGCTGGTGTCTCGTTTCCTGCAGTGAActgatgtttttgttcttctttttttttttttttggttgaaaCTGAAAGAAGTTGTCTCAAACCAGCACATTTTTTTTGAAAGTCTCTCTGATTTTGATTCTGATTTCCCAGACTGATGTTTATTGTCTgatgattcttttatttttcctctgttgtcAAAAGGTGAGTCTGGACTTGGAAAATCCACCCTGATCAACAGCCTCTTTCTTACTGACCTTTACCCTGAGAGAGTCATACCTGGAGCAGCAGGTAAAACGCACGCGCACATACACATTTGATTTATGCACAAACCCATGCTAGGCTGTGTTTCTTGCAGTGTATGGATGATTCAGTATGAATATTTCATCCAAATACTCCTTATTTGCAGCCTTTTCTGAGTCCTTATATCTTGTTATCTATTTTCCTTCTAATAGAAAAGATAGAAAGGACGGTTCAGATCGAGGCGTCGACTGTAGAAATTGAGGAGCGAGGAGTGAAGCTCCGTCTCACGGTGGTAGACACACCAGGTTACGGAGATGCGATCAACAGCCAGGACTGGTATGAAATCTTATCGGGCCGTAGGCTGATAAagtatttttagatttgaattACTCACTGTCAGTGTATTTTTAAGAGCTAcaatacagttttttaaataaacaagtttAAATGTTGTAAATTATAGCAGGAGGAGAATGTGTCTTTGCATCTGggcttttatatttattatttgtacagttcattgtaatataatgtgtgtttaatgttatctgtattttttattttccatccagTTTCAGCACTATTATCAGCTACATTGATGACCAGTTTGAACGCTACCTCCATGATGAGAGCGGTCTGAATCGTAGACACATTGTTGACAATAGAGttcactgctgcttttatttcatctcCCCGCTTGGTCATGGGTGAGTCCGACTTTACAATTTACACAAACTGAATGCACTTCATTTCATACACTGAAGTTTCTTGTGTTTTGATTAAAATTCTTTCCACTTTCTGCTTTTCATTAAATCCTTTCTTGAATACTCTTTGACCCTCtatctttctgtttcctgtctgagcAGCCTGAAGCCCCTGGACGTCCAGTTCATGAAGGCCATTCACAACAAGGTTAATGTGGTTCCTGTCATCGCCAAGGCCGACACTCTCAccctcagagagagggagaggctcAAGCGCAGGGTGAGGACATGAGCTGTCTATTGTTGAGGGGGGTTTCCAGTTTAATATGAACAATAGCTCACTAAATACTGTATTGTAGGTACAACTCCACTGATAACATTACAGACATTTTCAGACAGGAACTCTCCAGAATATTGagctggacattttccagagtttacCTGGagtgactctgacatttgcattctcacatacagcacacatggtgcaggtctgaaagcagcttaagtatGTTGACTTCAGTAATATTTCTGATGTCTTcactaaaaagaaaagaatagtTGTCATTTGTCCTGATGGTCtgtgtttttcactgttttctttgCAAGATTCTGGATGAGATCGATGAACATGGTATTAAGATTTACCACCTTCCCGATGCTGAGTCGGATGAGGACGAAGACTTTAAAGAGCAAACTAGGATCCTGAAGGTAAACTCTCTAAAGATAAGTTGATGCTTTTGTTGCCACTGAAATAAAAGCCATTCTCTATCCTCCCACAGAGTTCCATTCAATTACTCTTGTGATTTGTTTGATTATGATAAATATGTATGTGGGCGGTTCCTCTCTGGGAAAAGACGCATGAgattctcctcttcttcaggcCAGCATCCCGTTCGCAGTTGTAGGATCCAACCAGCAGATTGAGGCCAAAGGGAAGAAGGTGAGGGGCCGCCTGTACCCCTGGGgagtggtggaggtggagaacCCAGAACACAATGACTTCCTCAAGCTGCGGACCATGCTGATGTGAGTGTTCGAGGAgctagaggaagaggagctcaAGTTTTTCGTACTCTGTGAAATTTAAGTGTATTCTGTTTTCCTTAAAATTCtgtgtgaagaagaagaaagatctAGTTAGGTGAAATTATTGATATATTTTGCCAGGATGTATTTATCCACAATAAGATAAATACCTCTGCCACTAGCTTTACGTTACTTAACTTATATACTTCACCTATCGTTGATATTGTTGTATTATTCTTTGTACTAACAAGAAACAAGAATTTCCTTGGGGATTAGTAAAGTTCTATCTTTGCTTAGCTTTGATGTTGCGCTGTAGTTAAGGTAAGAAAGGataaaatattacatattatCCAAATTGATGCAACACAGTTTCTAACAACATTAGCATTATTATGTAGTTAAAATAAAGACTATTTTATAAATTAAAGTGAACTCCATAACCAGACAGCCTCTTCTCCCCATGTGTGCAGTtttcaaaaatgtctttgtaCTATGTATTAAATAGATGTTGAATTTTCCACCACCCCACAGAACCCACATGCAGGACCTACAGGAAGTGACCCAGGACCTGCACTATGAGAACTTCCGCTCAGAACGCCTCAAGCGGGGTGGCAGGTTGTCCTCCCATGGTTAtgttctgcctctgtctcctgcGTACGTACTTGTCTGTCAGCTTGCTTCTCTGCACCTCCCCCCTCCAGCTCGAACAGCAAACCTCTGATAAGAAATGATATATTTCCAATACAGTTGGTTagagagaaatggaaataaGCCTAGTCGGACGCATGCAcacatcacagaaacatttacagAGAGTTATGAGTAATGAGTGGTTCTCATTCATTTCCTTCTTATAATTCATATAATGTTGACCTAGTGTCTCTAACTCATCAGTTTGCACGTTAACCACACCAGTTAGGTCGTGGTATTTGGGTAGTGGTGAGTCGTGGTTTTACATGGTTAGTCAGTAGCATGTGTAGTTTGAGCAATGTAGATGTTGTAAATAGGATTTTTGTAAGTTTCATTTAACATAGTGTGGATACATCATCACTTAACCCCCAACTTAGAGCAAAAAGATTCTTTTAGACTTTCCTCCAAAGCCAACCCAGGATAATGGAGTGGTTTTACTGTCTTCACATTGCCTCACCATCTGTCCAACGATGGCTGGTCTTGATTTGTCCAATCCCATGAGTGGACTGTTGGAGgtactgtttgttttcattccgGGGGAGGTAACGCTGTTCCCCTGACTCTCGCACTTGCTGCTTCTCTCTTGAATCCTCCGCATTCATCTCTCTGTAGTTACCTGTTGTAGATGCCCACTTTTTTACTTCTTCCTACGAAGAAACCTCCACTAACCCACTGACccttttcttccactttctAAGTGTGGCTTTTTTCATGTTGCCTAATGTTTCAATTGAAAAGCTACTTGCTCTCAGGCTTTATCACTTACACACGCAGAGCCCTGCTGGCTCATTGTACTGCTTCATAAATTAGCACACTATCTTACTCTACAGCTATAACCTCTCTCACTGTGCATTTAACCGAGTTGTACTGAATCATCTTTTGTTTGGCAGTTATTCTATAGAAATATTACAACTAACAGTAACATGAAAGTAATAACTTGTTCCATCGATACAGAAACGGACCGGAGCCGGAAGAAATGGACAAGGATATGATCCTTCAGGAGAAGGAGGCTGAGGTGAGACATTGCAGACACAATCCGAGTATTCAAAAATgcatttctcctcctcatcctcagttGTCCAGGTTTcctaaaggaatagtttgacaccTCTAATGAATATGAAGTATAGTATAAAGACTGGAAATGCAGGTGAGGGACTTTCTCCCCCCCTTTTTAAACAGTCAGGCAATCTGTTTGTCCctgtttatgctaagctaaccgaCTGCTGGCTGTTGTCAAACAAGTACaagatttctgttttattttagtgaCTCACAATACTGTGAAGCTGGTAAATAATTGATGTTCACAGTTGGTTTCTGTCCGAGCAGTCAATGCAGGAGCAGTTGTTTCTAATCAATAATTTATAACTGGCAGACAGATATTAACCATAGTACATTTAGCTGGACTGACAGATCAAATTAATAGAAGGAACTATTAGCTGTCTGGGTGAATGTGTCTTGTTTTAAGTGCACTCTGTTATAAACACTGATGTTCTTTCACAGTTGAGACGGATGCAGGAGATGATCGCCAAGATGCAGGCCCAGATGCAGAAGCAGGGAGACGGCGAGGACGTGTGAACATTCTTTGGTAGTTATCTAACATGTACAACCTCAACATTTTAAAGCTGCGGTTATGTTTGATGGATTTGTGCTCAAGGACAGGAACAGTGAGCATGAACTAGGCTTAATGCAGACATTGCATATTACACCGTCTTCTGTGAACAATTGACTCATTTGTTAGGTTACAACTCATCTCACCCtacccttccaaacatgacagggAATCTGTgacagccttcagttgtcataaaaactcaaaaggtgtttagtttgttcagtccgGGCTAttgaaaaaacatggcagcctccatagagaggacccgctcccaatttgaagtatttatatatagggTTCAttccagggtaaagaaaacaacattcatacaatttagatgaaacacacgagtgaatcacaaggattattttatattcaatttctaccaatagaCCCCTTTCACCttcatcttacacactggacctttaaatatctAAATGAAAGTATGTATCCCTAACGATTGAATgataatgtgtatttttttcgtCTTTCGTTTCCACTGTAGGTGTTTGAGCCACTGCTCATGTCTGACCAGAGAGGATTGACTCGTACTGATTGCCACTATCTTCATTCAGTCCCACATgggatctggattttttttttttatatacatacagtaaaatatattcaaacagTGTTATGGTTATATATTTACAAATggttctatttcttttttatgttttgtttttttaaacattatgcCAGTTACTCAAATGAAGTCATGTGACCCATCTTAAAAAATTGTGAagtatattttttaatacaaatCCATTGGGATCTTCTGTTACTTCTCCAGTTTGTCCTTATTTTGCTATTGAGAAAACCAAAGTATTGGTGCTTGGATTCAGTGCGTTTAGTCCAAAAACATCTCATGCTAACTAGCATTGGCTGTGAGAGTGCATCATTGGGAGACTCAGCTATGGTGAAAACTAATAgcagcttttcatttcattgtttcaaCATTCATTTTGTCAAACATAATTTAAGATAACCAACCAAGCTTCCCATCATATAGGGTTCACTCTGCTCAGTGTTATCATATTATCTCACTCATGCATGCAACTCTCTCGGCTCCTCCCTTCTTTTAACCTCGAGTGCAGTTCTCAGATCAGTATCATGAAGTACGACTGCCCTGAAGCTCCGTTTGAGTTTGATCTGAATCAAATAAACTGTGACCCTTGACCTCTTACAGTCTTCCTGTAGAACTGACCAATGAAGGACGGACAAATGAGGTGtctttttttactgtgacaCACCTCTGTTTGGTGCATCTTTGAATTAGATGCATTTACTTAATATCTCCTCTCTATTGTAAAGTGAAGTCATGTGCCAGGGAGCATTTTGTTTCATTGAGATTTAAGAAGTATCAACTTTCACGTGTCCCAACTGCTGAGTATTTTGTGGTTTCTATGGCCGCAGAGGTTAATGGTGACCCGATGAGGTCAATGTAGCCAATGTTTCCCCCTCACCAGCCAAGATGTGTTCTTGACATTCCTCTTTGTGCGGTTTTTATCCAATATTAAAGTACCAAATATTGTTCTGGATACATATATTGTAATAAAGGTTTTATTAAACTTGAACAGTCTCCAGAAAATCGTAATTTTATAATTTCTTggtaaataaagttttaatcacCCTGAATCTACCTTCATATAAACATTATGAGACAGtcagttttttttcaagctCCATCGTAATATAATAAATGTCTTGTTCCACGCTGCTCTTGAAGTGGCAATGTTAGAAGAGCCTGAAGCTGCTCAACACACTTGTCGGCTGATGCTTACTGCTctattcctctgtgtgtgtgtgtgtgtgtgtgtgtgtgtgtgtgtgtgtgtgtgtgtgtgtgtgaataatttCCTCAAGACTGACAAAACATCATGAACCTGCCATAACTGTTAAAGGTCCTCACAACTTACAGTTCAGTTTAATGAGAGGTTAACTGATCAAAACCTATAGATTTGACATTCTttgtagaaatatatatatataatacatgatAGTTTCACAAtgaccaaaaaaagaaacaattagACTTCAATAATATAACAACTACCTCCAGCAAGGAGGTTCTCTTTTCACCTCTGTCGGTTTGTTGGCTGGTTTGTGAGGGGGGGGAAGCCACAATTTTTTGTATAATTTCCTTTAACGTTGTGAAATAGggcattttttgacattttcaccatgttcccagggaataattaatagATCTAGatggaaaaaacagacacaattatggaactgatatctgaatgtgcagcttgatttaatttaatgacTGCTGGGACTTGGAGGAGGTGTGCACTCTACTGAGGGCCATTCTAGTTATTAACATGAATTATTTCTACAGGTTTTCTTAACTACTGACCATTGcattttacagaataataatGAAACTCACATGTCTGAACTagaggacattttgaaatgatgtcGGGTCAGTCACGTTGGCgtggctgatttttttttttacactgcacgAGTCTgtaataagagaaaaaaaaacctgtgtgtgtcagggacagGGTCACATAAACTCTGCAGCTTATATTAACTGCATCGGGCTCAGGTCGGGGTTGGGACTGAAAATCGGGCACTCTATTCTGGACAGATGTCTGAGTGTGAGCATCGAGCAGTAGGAATCTACAACTTCCCATGTTGTGGCTCCTTTCTGCAACAAACAGCACATTGAAGACAATGAGACATTttccataaactttattatagttttttttcttctcaaccTAACAGGTATACACAACGCTCTAAATGTCGTGGCTTTTTTTGTCTTAAATACTCTCCGCtcttaaagaaaaaactgtaaaaatatttaattataacTAATTAAAAGATCTCTTCAGGGACAGGACTAGGAAGGGTGCAAAGGTagagaggagggtgtgtgtgtgtgtgtgtgtggagggggggtgtTCTTCTGTGGTCTTTATCTGAGACATTGGGTGGGTCtgggagacagaaaaaaggggTGACAGGTTTAAGTTACATCCAGCTGGGGGTTTCACCGCGAAGACGGGGTGGTGTTACCATTTAAAGAAAACCTGAAAGAACGACAGGAAGCAGCTGGTTAGAATATAATGAAGACATGTTCTCTGTTGCCTAGTGAACGTCCAAATCTGACGGCTGTGGGGGCTGCTGCTATATCACCTGCACACTCTCTCCATCATATGTGTGACGAGGCGGTCGGAGATGCCTGGACAGGACTCCTCCGCGAGGTTGAAGGCATTCTCCAACTCCTCGATAGCTCCTACACCTCCGCCACTTGCCCGCCGCTTCTCCTTCAGCTGTTGTTCAAGTAGAAAGAATTTTAAGTGAAGTTTAAGGCTGTACAATAAAAAGAATAGCCAAGGTTGGTTGCTTCTTGTATTTCTCTTCAGAATTACATGCTCcccttctcttttctgttttaattttactGTTGAATACAAATATAGACAGTAACTGTATTGTTCCAAATTTTTTTATCATGAAGATCTGGTTTTGAATTTGTATAATGAACACATAGAAGAAACTTTACTTATTTCCTGAAGGAGCAGAAAGATTCATTCTGGAACCAAATAAACCTAAATTAGCAACAAACCCAACCAGTCAGACATGTAATGACATCAGTAACCTTCTCAGTAAATCTGATAAAATCACTGATTATTTCCACGTGTTAAATAAATGCAGTGCAGATCAAATCACTGCTGCAGCCCAGATGCACATTGTTACCTTCGCCAATGTTTTCTCCCCTGTCTGTTGGTTTACTTGTCAGCAGGTTTATGCAATAACTACAAAACAGATTT from Paralichthys olivaceus isolate ysfri-2021 chromosome 16, ASM2471397v2, whole genome shotgun sequence includes these protein-coding regions:
- the septin2 gene encoding septin-2 isoform X2 yields the protein MSQADKMKQGQFTNPETPGYVGFANLPNQVHRKSVKKGFEFTLMVVGESGLGKSTLINSLFLTDLYPERVIPGAAEKIERTVQIEASTVEIEERGVKLRLTVVDTPGYGDAINSQDCFSTIISYIDDQFERYLHDESGLNRRHIVDNRVHCCFYFISPLGHGLKPLDVQFMKAIHNKVNVVPVIAKADTLTLRERERLKRRILDEIDEHGIKIYHLPDAESDEDEDFKEQTRILKASIPFAVVGSNQQIEAKGKKVRGRLYPWGVVEVENPEHNDFLKLRTMLITHMQDLQEVTQDLHYENFRSERLKRGGRNGPEPEEMDKDMILQEKEAELRRMQEMIAKMQAQMQKQGDGEDV
- the septin2 gene encoding septin-2 isoform X1 — encoded protein: MSQADKMKQGQFTNPETPGYVGFANLPNQVHRKSVKKGFEFTLMVVGESGLGKSTLINSLFLTDLYPERVIPGAAEKIERTVQIEASTVEIEERGVKLRLTVVDTPGYGDAINSQDCFSTIISYIDDQFERYLHDESGLNRRHIVDNRVHCCFYFISPLGHGLKPLDVQFMKAIHNKVNVVPVIAKADTLTLRERERLKRRILDEIDEHGIKIYHLPDAESDEDEDFKEQTRILKASIPFAVVGSNQQIEAKGKKVRGRLYPWGVVEVENPEHNDFLKLRTMLITHMQDLQEVTQDLHYENFRSERLKRGGRLSSHGYVLPLSPANGPEPEEMDKDMILQEKEAELRRMQEMIAKMQAQMQKQGDGEDV